The Aquila chrysaetos chrysaetos chromosome 25, bAquChr1.4, whole genome shotgun sequence genome includes the window tcagagaaggcaaagaaagaaaataaaaaaataaacacctcAGGCAGAGGTATTGGTTCCTCTTgacaaacaattttttttttggtgcatcATCTAAGTACCTCCGGTCAAAAGCTTCATTTTACAAACCAACCTTGCTCCCTAACCAAGCCCTTCAACTTTTTcaagtgactttttttccatGACCCATTCTTCCCATCCCTACAGTCTAAGAGACAAGACAAAAAGCTGGGTTTCCTTCTGGGGTGCTCCTTGTTCGAGTGGATTCCCACCAATACCTGCTGTGCTGTTAACCATTGGCGTACCGGCCTCTGCTGGAAAGCACAGAAGGAGGGTGGATTTGATGTTAGAGTAAGCACTGAAGCGCCTGGGTACCTCCCTGCCTTGCTGTGGCTGAGCCCAGGGAACCcccaggagaggagaaggaggggaacATCGGAAAGAGTCTGGCGAAGTGCAAGCACGTCCCTGCCTGTCTGGTCCCTGCCCGGTCCCTGCCCCGTCCCTGCCTGGTCCTGCCCTACCTGGTCCTTGCCCAGACGCTGCCCGGTCCCTGCCCGCTTCTGCCCTGCCTGGTCCCTTCCCAGACCGTGCCCgatccctgcccagccctgcccggtCCCTGCCCGGTCCCTGCCCGCTCCTGCCCATCCCTGCCcgctcctgcccagccctgcccgctcctgcccagccctgcccgctccctgcccgctccctgcccgctccctgcccgGCCCACGCGGAGCTGTCCATTCAGCACCACGGCCGGCGTGGCCGGGCTCCGGGAGCCCGGCGGGAGGGACGGCCGgttcggctcggctcggctcggctcggctcggctcggcttGGACAGGACCCAGGCAGCACTcccggcggaggggagggggggttcCTCCGCAGGGCAGGGTGCGGGGGGGGTGcgtgtgcgggggggggggggctgtgcgTGTGTAGAAAGGTGCGTGCAGCCCAGTGTTCGCAAGGGGAGTCTGCACAGTGTGCGTGTGCGGGTCGGGGAGTCTGTAAACGTGCGTGtgtgctggggcgggggggggctgtggggtgggggctgcgggcagccACgcaggagtgtgtgtgtgtgtgtgtgtgtgtgtgtgtgtgtgtgtcggggggggacacacccAGGACAGGTCTGTCAGGAGGGCTGTGCGTGTGCGGCGCCGTGCGAGGGCGAACGCGTGTGCGCGCCGCGGTGTGTGCGGGGCGCGGGTGGCAGCCGCGATCGGGCTGGGCGCCGGCTTCGTGGGTGCCGTGGGTGCGAGTACGCCCGTGTGCCGCCGGGTCCTGCGCTACCGGTACGCGGCAGAACCGCCGGCGGAGCCGCCCGCGGGAGGAGCCCGGCCCggtgctgcccgcccgccctccctccctccgcccggTGAGTGCCGCCGCACCGCGCCGCGGGACCGGGGGACGAACCGGGGGAAccggggggtccgggggggcaGCCGGCGACCGGGGGCCGGCAGCGCGACCGTGGGGCACGCAACTTTCCCGGGAGGGAGGGGAGTCGCGGCGGGACGCGGCGCCGGGGCTGCTCTCCCGGGGTGCAGGGGGGACCGTGGCCCTTTTCCCCGCCACCCCGGGCCCCGGAGGTGtcctctccccgccgccgggcacGGAGCTCCCCGCCGGTTCCACCGCCCCTGCCCGGAGCGGTGCCGGCGGAGCCGCGCTGCCCAGCCCGCCCTCCGCAGCGCTCCCGGCCGCTTCTCAACTAAGTTGCCGAGAAGCCATTTCTGACCCGGCACCTTCCCCGAGAAGGGAAAACATTGCCAGGAACCCGCGCTCATCCCTTCTCTCTGCACCCTTTTTTGCAGGCGTGGCTGGTCCCAGCTAAACATGCTGCCAGGAGGGCTCAGGAACGCGCGGCAGGCTCTGCCCCGTTAGCCCGGGGTTCCCGGGGGGGCTTCGGCCATGAAttcctctccccccgcccccgggccccccccccggccctctgcagctctggcagGAGGAGAACCAGACCCAAGGTGGGCTCTGGAACGGgagccaggagctgggctgggaagagctggagaaGATGCTCTTCCTCTTCGTGAAGGAGCCCGTCACCATCAGCCTCACGGCGATGTACCTGGTATCCTTTGTGGTGGGCTTCGTGGGCAACATCATGTCCATCAGGGTGCTCACCCGGAAGCGTCGGAGTCGCGTGTCCAGCCTGAGTGCCACCCGCAGCCTCCTCATCAACCTGGCCGTGTGCGACCTCATGGTGGTGTGCGTCTGCATGCCCATCACCGTGGGCAACCTCATCTACAAAGCCTGGGTGTACGGGGACTTCCTCTGCCGGGCGGTGCCCTTCATCCAGGCTGTTTCTGTCTCCGCCAGCGTCCTCAGCCTGACCGTCATCAGCGTGAACCGGTACTACAGCGTGCACAATCCACTCAACGCCCGGTCTTTCTTCACCCAGAAGAGGATCCTCAGCACCATCCTGGTGGTCTGGTTGTTGTCCTCAGGGATATGCATGCCCCTCATCTTCATGAACAAACGGGATGAGATTGGGGTGGTGGAGGGCTTGCCTCTGGTGTTTTCCATCTGCAGGGAGATTTGGCCTCAGGAGAGGCTCAAGCAAGCCTACaactttctgctcttctgtgcCCTCTACTGCCTGCCGGTCCTGTTCAACATGGTCATCTGCTTTCTCACGGTGCGCCGGCTGTGGAGCCGCAGCAGCCAGCTGAAGGAGAGCACTGCCCTGAATCGATCTCTGCCAGCCTCCAGGCTGAAGATCCGGAAGAAGGTAGCGCAGATGGTGGTGGCCCTGGTCCTGCTGTTCGCAATCTCCTGGCTGCCCGTCTACCTGATGGACATCTGGATTGATTTCAACATCCCCAAATCTTTGCAGGATGTCACTCCTTCTCCTTGGATCCTGCAGCTCAGACCTTTTGCCCAGTGGCTTGGCCTCACCAATTCCAGCCTCAACCCTATATGCTATTGCTTTGTTGGGAACCTCTACAGGTCAGCCAAGGAAATGAAGAGCAAATACCACCAAAGAATGGTCTCTCTCTTTAACTTCTCTCTGTCTGAAGGGACAACCCGTTCCTCGGTCCCAGAGCCGCTCTCTTACCGGAGTTCAATGGAGCCTGCAAGGAAAGGACCCTCCGCCACCCCCACCATGGGCAGGAGATGTCAGGGAGGTCATGGCCGTAAGAACAATTGTGGACACTTGAACTCCTGCCAGCATCCAGCCCTGAACACTGTCTCCAGTGAGAACACTTCCTTGTAATTCTGCTCAGGAAGTGCACCTCATACCCTCATCCGCATTTAATGACTCTTTAGAGGTCTTTCTGAACCAGATATTTTAacgatggaaaaaaaatttcttctaatCACTCCCACCACCAGTTCAAAAATACTGAGACAGGGAAAGAAGCaaataatgagagaaaaagatggCATATTTTAACTCAGATCAAGTTTTAAGACAAATGATTTTTACTGGGGACAACTAGATGTGCAGCCTGTTGCCCAGTCAACAGTCACATAATTAGATAGATCAACTTCCCAACGAGTGAGCTCTCCCCGCAGCTCCATCTCTGGATGCAGAGATGCCGTGTGGATACAGCAACGATTTgactgcttgctgctgctcacCCTGTGCTGACAAAGAGCAGTGGTAAGAGGCACTCTCTGCTCCAAAGCCATCAGTTGTAGTTGCAAGCAGTGATGAAATGCTAGAAACAGCCTCATAAAAAGTAATAGTAGTGGAGAATTTCACACACTTTACCACTTGAGATTTCATTGTCTGATCATATTGTTTCACTCCTCCATGCAAATAAATTCTCCTGATGTGAAGAGACAGTGCCAGAAGTACTAAAGCAACCATGACCACTCCACAGTTGGGAATTCTGAAGGGATAATGGGGCCTCGGAGATGGTTTAGGAAATGcaataggaaaatattcttcGGGCATCAGCTCTCTTTCTTACAGCTATGTTCCTGCAGGTGGGGTGAAAAGAACTGGGCATCTTTTAACATGGTTTGCACTTGAAAAACCAGCCCGTGTTCAGCTGTGACTGTACCAAACAAAGTCAATggcatgtgaaaataaaaatagcaagtgGTTTATAGCTAATAAAATCAGAATCAATTAATGCAATGCTATTTGTCTGGGAAGGAGAGCATCaaagggcttgcttttcctgaagATCAGGAGTAGGTTAAAACCTATTTCTTCCATCATGTCCTTTAAAGGAGGCTTTGATAAATAAATTGTATACTTTTATTATATTAGCATCAAAAGGCCCCACTAAAGCTTGAGAATTCTACTGTGCTGAGCACTGGATCTGTATTCATAAAGAAAGGAAACCTTTCTCCCAAAGATCTAAGTGAAAACACGTCAGACCAGGCAATAAGTGGgagcaaaaaaaatacaacaaagacCCAAAAGGCTGGAATGAAACTAGAGATCAGCCCCTTCCCTGTGCCTGCCCAGTTCTAAGTGTGAGGGGATGCCTACCATCTCCTGATGCCAGAAGAGCTCATACCCCAGCTACTTGCGTACCAGCACCCGGCGCAGCAGGGCTCTCCCCTTAGCGAGCCCCAGAACGAACGCAGCAGCCTTCCTGGGAGaggattttgcatttaatgGAACTCAGGCTTTTGATGactggaggctttttttttttttattactgaacaAGGGAATGACGTTCTGGGAAATCTAAGTTTCAAATAATATCCTCCTGCCTTCTAGGGAGCCttttgcttacaaaaaaatAGAGACGAAACCAACAGTATTCCCACCTTTGTAATGATCACTCAATAACATTTTATGTTAACAATAAtcttcctggaaaacaaaagatgccTCCTTAACAGACAGTGCCATCTGCGATTTGTATCCTCTTTTTGTgtgaacaagaaagaaattacaactACCCAGATTTAGTTTGGGTGAGAAATCGCTTTTATGTGTGCTGGGAGATGAGAACATCTGCATTTTTGCAGGTGATAGAGGAGTGTACTGACTGCCGGTAGCTGTGGAGAAAAGCCTGTCAAGCTTGCTCCGAATGCCCACTGACTCCAGGTCCTGGAAACAGATGTCCTCCACCCCCAGACCAGATGTGACACAATACTGAAACTTCCCTACGTTGCCCTGACCAATGTATTTAATCCTGCCCTGAATAAACCGCAAAGGACGGACCATGGAGATGCCAGACCAGCTCCGTCCCATGAGGTGGCCCAGCTCTGAAAATGGCCAGGATCAAATGACGCAATCAAAGGTGCAAGAAATCCACATTTTAAAGTATCCcagaggaggattttttttctctcagttcaTGAGCTGATGCCTGGATCCTGCCCTGAAAATCTCCGTACCCTCCACAGAGGCAGAAGTACCAGGGACTGTGTGTTCCCCTGAACATGCCCGTGCCTTCCCCTCCTGATGCAGATGCCCATGCCTTtctccagccccacagcactCCTAACCACCAAGATAACACCGTGTCAAGGGCCACTTCCACCGAGCAAGGTCATCTCCTCTTTACACttctaaatgtattttccagtttcattcAGTGTTCCTGTTTTCCTATAATAAAGTCGAATTGCTCACTTTAACTCCTCTGTGTCTCCCTCGGTCACTCTCTCCCTATCCCCCATGCGCCAACCGCTTCTCCACTGTTTCTATAGCGAAATCTCCCCCTGCTTCTCACCGTTATCAGTCTTTGCCTGCAAATTCCCCTCAGTCTAACGACTCATTCATGTCTTCACTCCTCTGATGAAAAAtcccttcctgccctgctgATTTGAATGGCTCCTTTTGTGCTGCAGACACCTGTTTGCTACGGAGAACGCTGATTTATTTTGCACGGCTTACCCAACGGCTGCCAGGTAGTAATGAATTTCGGTCACTATCACCCAAGGGTAAATGAGAAGCAGTGACGCCAATGTGAAAGCCACACAGCATCCCATGAGCTGCCCGGGCTCTGGCAGTGATTTTATTAACCTGAACAGGTCTGTGTAACGCAGCAGTGCCTGGGTGACTCACGCTGGCTCCGAGTGAGGTGAAACCTCAGCATTTGGGaaagtgacttttttcccctcctatcTGATAAAAGATCTCTTTATGTTTAGGGCTGAGAAGATATCTGAGGGTCCCCCGGGCCACATAAGCTCCTTGTTTCAGATGCCAGCCACTTTGATAGGCATTCAAGGCACTCCTGGCTCTTCGAGGAATCAGGAGCAGACACGGCTCTGGCTGGTGAACACAGATGGTTTCCTGAACGGAGCTCAAGCAAAACGTCTCGCACTCAGTATGTGGTTGAGGAAATGTGTTTCTCACTAAATGCACCCAGGCAGACTGGAAATGTGAATTTTAGATGTCTCGAGGACAATGCTTTCCCACAGCAATGCTGCTAACACATGTAAGTCCCACTCTTCCCCTTACAggtctttcttctctgctttgccaTTTGAATCAATACAAGCATTTTAACACATTACCAAAATGGGATGTTTAAAACAGCTTTACTTGAATCCCTTGAATGTGGTAAGGACTTAGAGAGTTGCTGTTCGGTAACTCTCTCTGGGAATATTCCATCATCTGTTCTTGTTCTGTCAGTATTGTCTCAAAGATGCtacaggtttattttctgcctgtgAACCACTGAAGAGACGAAAAAAAGAGATAATCTTTCGTACAAGGTAGCATAGAGGTACATACTATCATGACTGTTATGTAGCTCTTGTATGGAGAATGATGACTCACTGATTCTTATAATAAAATACTCAGGGGAAGCCAGTGAAATGATTAGATTGCATGTGTAAGGGCAAGGCAGCACCTTTTCTCACACTGTGGCAGCCACTGAGCTcacaggcagaggaggtggTGAGGGCCGAAAGCAATAAAAAGGGTTCAGGAGGAGACTGGACTGGTCACAGCAGAAAGGACCATCAAGGGCTATTAAAAACAACGATGCAATTTCTGGCTTAGAGGGCATTGGGTACATAACCTATAACTTCCACTCTTGCTCCTTCTCAGGACACGTCTTACTGGCCACCACTGGGAGCAGGATGCTGGGCTGAGCATCGTTTGGTCTATTCGGTACCCTTGTTCATACGTTcctatgcaaaaaaaccctccataTTAGCCGTTTTAAAGCGGGAGAGCAGGGGATGATTTCAGACCTAGCATAATTTGATCAAGAGTAAAACTTTGCAGGACACAGTCATCTGGAGGTAGGACACATTAACGCTGACACAGTGCAGGCTGAGAAATGCTCACGCAGTCACTTGCAGAGTGAGAGCTGAGCAGTCCCAGCGGATGGTGCATGGTGCCCACTCCAGTGCAACACAACAGAAATAACAGATCCATCCCTCTTCTAATATTCATCAGCCCTCTCGGTGGGTCAGCACCTTCACTGCAACAACCCGGAGCATCCCAGAAAGAAGAATGTCCTCCAAAATGAAACTCCTGCCTGTTGGTATTTTACATATTATACTTCTTGATGCTGGGATTCAAACTAGGATGGAAGCTGGCTGGTGAGTTATCTGCAacaccagcagcccccagcacgGTTCCTGTGTCTCCTCCCGCACTTCTCCCACCACAGCACATCCCATACACAAACACCTGAGCTCTCCTGACTTGAAATATCTAAAAGAATGGGGAGAGCACAGGAGCTGCCTGGGTTTCCAGTGCGTTGTGATGCCCCTGTTGTAAAGAACCAGAGAACTAACAGTGTgaattttctaggaaaaaatcAGCACAGCTCAGTTTACCTTTGTGATTATattcagcatgaaaataaatcactggTGGCTGCtagaagaacaaataaaagagCAGCTATGAGCAGGTACAACCAAAGAGATCGCTGGAGCCCTCTGGGAAAGTCAGCCTCCAGGTAAGTACTGCTTGCCTGGCACATATGGGGATCATAGAAGACTTTCCCAGACTTTCTGGGAATGAATGACTGCTGGTTAGGTCAGCCCCAGGGGCACAGGAATTGCAGTAGTTGCCTTCTCTGCCTGCTAAAGATCTTTAGGCAAAGTCCCAGGACTCAGAACTGACACAACGCAGCTGTAAAGTCAATGCAGTCTCATGCGACTGCCCACCCCCAAGCTTCCCTCCCAGCCCATGATGAAGGATCCTGGCTGCCCTGATTTAGGGATTTTTTCACTCTTAGCTTGAAACAACTGGGAAAACCTGGtctggggcagaggaggagccaCACTAGGATAAGTGCCGGATCTGGAGAGGGAAGGATGTTGCTTTCTACCTTACAGGGGTTCCTACTCACTAAAGGTTGTGAGGCAGTCATATAATTCAAttctttcattaatattttattcaaataataattttaaaacatttcagcaataAAGATGGATGCAGCGCttgcaaagaacatttttccaaGTGAGGAATCTACACCAGAGTTTTCCTGTTTGGCGTCTCTTGCTGATTGCAAGAAACCCCCTGAAGAAATCAGTGCCTGAGCACACTGGTAAAGAGCTGGCTCAGGACTGCCAGAGCAGGGGCACTGATTGCCTTGTGATTATCCTCACCACACGGGGAAGGAGAAGTCTCATGGAGCTGCAGTGTGacctttgattttaaatgttttctatgCCCAACCTTTTCCCTCTTACCTCACTGCACCCTAAGACAGCTGGTTTATATTGCAAACTGGAGGGGAAATTACCCGAggagactttatttttaaaaatacacatgaaatatttccacACCTGAAAGATCCAGGAATTAACAGCTTGTCCCCATATGCCTTACCCCTGCTTCTGTGAGTTTTTGTGATAACAGA containing:
- the LOC115335905 gene encoding galanin receptor type 1-like, yielding MLFLFVKEPVTISLTAMYLVSFVVGFVGNIMSIRVLTRKRRSRVSSLSATRSLLINLAVCDLMVVCVCMPITVGNLIYKAWVYGDFLCRAVPFIQAVSVSASVLSLTVISVNRYYSVHNPLNARSFFTQKRILSTILVVWLLSSGICMPLIFMNKRDEIGVVEGLPLVFSICREIWPQERLKQAYNFLLFCALYCLPVLFNMVICFLTVRRLWSRSSQLKESTALNRSLPASRLKIRKKVAQMVVALVLLFAISWLPVYLMDIWIDFNIPKSLQDVTPSPWILQLRPFAQWLGLTNSSLNPICYCFVGNLYRSAKEMKSKYHQRMVSLFNFSLSEGTTRSSVPEPLSYRSSMEPARKGPSATPTMGRRCQGGHGRKNNCGHLNSCQHPALNTVSSENTSL